A window of Hyphomicrobiales bacterium contains these coding sequences:
- a CDS encoding tripartite tricarboxylate transporter TctB family protein: protein MRRAEIVTAVLLGILSIYLMWKSGEPPSWNPDVKRFANVGFIEGEGPGSGFWPFWLSFVMLICSGWVGYNWYKKTSPPSQSEEPFLDNYGKKMVIMVGGGLLGFMALIHVLGFYGAIPVFMMYYMIVLGRHTWLKCLIISVSVPVVSFFFFDVAMRIVLPKGYLEPLFIPLYDIFL from the coding sequence ATGAGACGAGCTGAGATCGTTACCGCTGTTTTGTTGGGTATCCTCTCCATCTATTTAATGTGGAAGAGTGGGGAACCACCATCGTGGAACCCTGATGTGAAACGCTTTGCCAATGTTGGCTTCATCGAAGGTGAGGGGCCTGGCAGCGGATTTTGGCCGTTTTGGCTCTCCTTCGTCATGCTGATTTGTTCAGGATGGGTTGGCTATAATTGGTACAAGAAAACCTCACCGCCTTCACAATCTGAAGAGCCGTTTTTAGATAACTACGGCAAGAAAATGGTGATCATGGTTGGCGGCGGCCTGCTGGGTTTTATGGCGCTGATCCATGTGCTCGGCTTCTACGGCGCGATACCGGTTTTCATGATGTATTACATGATCGTGCTCGGTCGGCATACTTGGCTTAAGTGCCTAATCATCTCTGTTTCAGTGCCTGTTGTGAGCTTCTTCTTTTTCGATGTTGCTATGCGGATCGTGCTGCCCAAGGGGTATCTCGAACCGCTTTTCATCCCTCTTTATGATATTTTTCTCTAG
- a CDS encoding GntR family transcriptional regulator: protein MRFALSISEKLKPIPSTFTLKDHIHQVLREAIMDMNIYDDATDLRLDERKLAEQLGISRTPVREALTRLEMDGFVEIQPRKGVFVRRKSMTEILEMIVLWAALESMAIRLASDVASDEDIASLRELAAHYSVSAANAHIEEYSEANIKFHQRILEISQCALLKETADGMFLHMHAVRRRAMGENDRAERSVADHMHIIEALEARDGDLASRLVREHTMRLHQHIRRTWITLERMNERTKAAS from the coding sequence GTGCGTTTCGCGTTGTCTATTAGTGAAAAACTCAAACCAATACCGTCAACTTTCACGCTGAAGGATCACATCCATCAGGTGTTGAGAGAAGCGATTATGGATATGAATATCTATGATGATGCGACCGACTTGCGGCTTGATGAGCGTAAACTTGCTGAGCAACTCGGTATTTCTAGAACGCCAGTGCGTGAGGCGTTGACCCGTTTGGAAATGGACGGATTTGTTGAGATACAGCCACGTAAAGGTGTCTTCGTTCGGCGTAAATCAATGACCGAAATACTTGAAATGATTGTGCTATGGGCAGCTTTAGAAAGCATGGCGATCCGGCTTGCAAGCGACGTTGCAAGCGACGAAGATATCGCCAGCTTGCGAGAGCTAGCAGCCCATTATTCGGTCAGCGCAGCCAATGCGCACATCGAAGAATATTCAGAAGCAAACATCAAATTTCACCAACGGATTTTGGAAATCTCACAGTGTGCTCTTTTGAAAGAGACGGCTGATGGGATGTTCCTGCACATGCATGCGGTGAGGCGGCGGGCTATGGGCGAAAATGATCGGGCAGAACGTTCTGTTGCCGATCATATGCACATTATTGAAGCGTTGGAAGCACGAGATGGCGATCTTGCGAGCCGTTTGGTGCGCGAGCACACAATGCGATTGCACCAGCACATTAGGCGCACGTGGATTACTTTAGAACGAATGAACGAGCGAACAAAAGCAGCCAGTTAG
- a CDS encoding tripartite tricarboxylate transporter substrate-binding protein produces MAKTKRLLGGIVGAIAATATLFIGAASAFEPNKPIDFVIMAGKGGGADKMARLMQAIVEKENLANRPLVPTNKSGGSGAEALVHMKNAGDPDHTIMVTLNSFFTTPLRQPGLGVDVKKFAPVGRMAEDTFLLWVHKDEGITTFEQFLVEAEKRGSDWVMGGTGKNSEDNIITDFLNDNFGLSIKYIPYKGGGAVAKDLAGRQITSSVNNPSEALGFYESGDVIPLVAFTNERLPLFKDVPTAKEKGADFSYFMQRAVVGAPGMSAEATAYYSDLFTKVFNSADWQKYKSDKSLQGDFLAGDGLVSYWDTQVTRHKKILKASGAIK; encoded by the coding sequence ATGGCTAAAACGAAGAGACTATTGGGAGGAATTGTTGGTGCAATTGCAGCAACAGCGACACTATTCATAGGGGCTGCAAGCGCCTTTGAACCGAATAAGCCTATCGATTTTGTTATTATGGCCGGTAAAGGCGGCGGGGCTGACAAGATGGCTCGATTGATGCAAGCCATTGTCGAAAAAGAAAACCTTGCAAATCGGCCACTCGTGCCAACCAATAAATCTGGCGGTTCTGGTGCTGAAGCACTGGTGCATATGAAAAACGCGGGTGATCCTGACCACACAATTATGGTGACGTTGAACTCGTTCTTCACAACCCCGCTTCGCCAGCCTGGTCTTGGTGTTGATGTGAAGAAGTTCGCACCTGTTGGCCGCATGGCAGAAGATACTTTCTTGCTTTGGGTCCACAAAGATGAAGGCATCACAACCTTCGAACAGTTCCTTGTAGAAGCGGAAAAACGCGGTTCTGACTGGGTTATGGGCGGAACTGGCAAGAATTCAGAAGACAACATCATTACAGACTTCCTGAACGATAATTTCGGGCTATCTATCAAGTACATCCCATACAAGGGTGGTGGTGCTGTTGCGAAAGATTTGGCGGGTCGTCAAATTACCTCATCAGTGAACAATCCATCTGAAGCATTGGGCTTTTATGAGTCTGGTGATGTGATCCCATTGGTCGCGTTTACAAATGAGCGCCTGCCACTGTTCAAAGATGTTCCAACCGCCAAAGAAAAAGGCGCGGACTTCTCATACTTCATGCAGCGCGCTGTTGTTGGTGCACCAGGCATGTCCGCTGAAGCAACTGCTTATTACAGCGACTTGTTCACCAAAGTGTTCAACTCAGCTGATTGGCAGAAATATAAGAGCGACAAGTCGCTTCAAGGTGATTTCCTCGCAGGTGATGGTCTGGTTTCTTATTGGGATACTCAGGTAACGCGCCACAAGAAAATACTAAAAGCATCTGGCGCGATTAAATAA
- a CDS encoding tripartite tricarboxylate transporter permease, whose protein sequence is MEVIGSLIDGILIALEPVNLGLAIIGVIVGLFVGAMPGLGSVNGVAILLPFTFVIQSWTGTATSPMIFLAAIYYGAMYGGAISSITLGIPGASTAVATTFDGRPMALKGQADKALVTAAIASFVGGTVSNVLFTAFAPPLAAVALKFGNPEIFALMLLAFATFVGLGGDDIPKTIISICFGLVMATVGFDIISGEPRLIFFDITGFTHGIRFLVLAIGVYGIGEMIWTINSSRDKNTMSEVTINFDRIITAIKEFRYAWRGTAIGSALGFFVGILPAAGATPGALMSYGVAKMTSSKPEEYGKGSIDGVAAPESANNSASTGAMLPMMTLGIPGSPTTAVLLAGMVIWGLQPGPLLFRDQPEFVWPLIGSFYISNFVAVIINLAFIPIFLWMLRMPFTILAPLIFVLSLVGTYAAYQNLFDVWLMLIFGLGAFFLRLLDYPLAPAVLAIVLGPIAEPTLRQSLLLSDGEFSIFFTRPIAGPITVIAIILIFLPLIKKIRDGFRKKPPQATS, encoded by the coding sequence ATGGAAGTTATTGGATCCCTCATAGATGGAATTTTGATCGCACTTGAGCCTGTTAATCTCGGCTTGGCCATTATCGGTGTGATTGTTGGATTGTTTGTTGGTGCTATGCCGGGCCTTGGCTCTGTAAATGGTGTCGCGATTTTATTGCCATTCACCTTTGTTATTCAAAGCTGGACGGGAACGGCGACATCGCCGATGATTTTTCTTGCTGCCATCTATTATGGCGCCATGTATGGGGGGGCGATTTCCTCGATAACGCTTGGCATTCCGGGCGCGTCAACAGCGGTTGCAACCACCTTTGATGGGCGACCAATGGCACTTAAAGGGCAGGCGGATAAAGCGCTGGTGACGGCGGCGATCGCCTCCTTTGTTGGCGGCACGGTTTCAAACGTTCTCTTCACCGCCTTCGCCCCGCCGCTTGCAGCTGTCGCGCTGAAATTCGGTAATCCTGAAATTTTCGCACTTATGCTTTTGGCGTTCGCAACATTTGTTGGGCTTGGTGGTGATGATATTCCAAAGACCATCATCTCAATCTGTTTTGGTCTGGTGATGGCAACCGTCGGCTTTGATATTATCTCAGGCGAACCGCGCTTGATCTTCTTTGACATCACTGGCTTCACCCACGGCATTCGCTTCCTTGTTCTTGCCATCGGCGTTTACGGGATTGGTGAAATGATATGGACGATCAACTCGTCTCGAGACAAGAATACCATGTCTGAGGTGACGATCAATTTTGACCGTATCATTACGGCGATCAAAGAATTCCGTTATGCGTGGCGTGGGACAGCTATTGGCTCTGCGCTCGGATTTTTCGTTGGTATTCTGCCAGCAGCTGGCGCAACACCGGGGGCCTTGATGTCTTACGGCGTTGCCAAGATGACATCGTCAAAGCCTGAGGAATACGGCAAAGGTTCGATTGATGGTGTGGCCGCACCAGAATCGGCGAATAATTCCGCTTCAACGGGTGCTATGTTGCCGATGATGACACTCGGCATTCCAGGTTCTCCAACCACGGCTGTGTTGTTGGCGGGTATGGTGATCTGGGGGTTGCAACCCGGCCCATTGTTGTTCCGTGATCAACCAGAGTTCGTCTGGCCGTTGATTGGTTCGTTTTATATTTCTAACTTCGTGGCTGTGATCATCAATCTGGCGTTCATCCCGATATTCCTCTGGATGTTGCGGATGCCGTTTACAATCTTAGCGCCGCTCATTTTCGTTTTGTCATTGGTCGGTACCTATGCGGCTTATCAAAACCTGTTTGATGTGTGGCTGATGTTGATATTTGGCCTTGGTGCATTCTTCCTGCGATTGTTGGATTACCCACTTGCACCAGCCGTTTTGGCGATTGTGCTTGGGCCAATTGCGGAGCCGACCTTGCGGCAATCTTTGTTGCTATCAGATGGCGAGTTTTCAATCTTCTTCACCCGTCCAATTGCGGGGCCGATTACAGTGATTGCGATCATTCTGATCTTCTTGCCGCTTATCAAAAAAATCAGAGATGGTTTTCGCAAGAAGCCACCGCAGGCAACGAGTTAA
- the oxc gene encoding oxalyl-CoA decarboxylase gives MSNTENSEATNEQALTDGFHLVIDALKLNDIDTIYNVPGIPITDLGRMAQAEGMRVVSFRHEQHAGNAAAIAGYLTQKPGICLTVSAPGFLNGLTSLANATTNCFPMILISGSSEREIVDLQQGDYEEMDQLAIAKPLCKAAFRILHAEDIGIGIARAIRAACSGRPGGVYLDLPAKLFSQTMDLDAGQNSLVKVIDPAPAQLPAPSAITRALDVLKGAERPLIILGKGAAYAQVDEQIREFIEMTGIPYLPMSMAKGLLPDSHPQSAGAARSLALKESDVVMLVGARLNWLLSHGKGKQWGTSPKKFIQLDIEPTEMDSNIEIAAPVVGDIGSCLSAFKDQMGSDWKQPPEQWTNAIREKVTTNIARMEPKLMNNNVPMDFHGALGRLGKIMEERPDTILVNEGANTLDFARSIINIYKPRKRLDVGTWGVMGIGMGFAVAAAMETGHPVLAVEGDSAFGFSGMEIETICRYNLPVCIVVFNNNGIYRGTDQDPTGRDPGTTVFVKDARYDQMMEAFGGVGIYATSPDELAKAVNDALDSGKPTLVNAVIDENAGTESGRIGNLNPQSVVGKKK, from the coding sequence ATGTCGAATACTGAAAATTCTGAAGCAACCAATGAACAAGCGTTGACCGATGGCTTCCATCTCGTCATCGATGCTTTAAAACTCAATGATATCGACACAATTTACAATGTTCCCGGTATTCCAATCACCGACCTTGGCCGTATGGCGCAAGCGGAAGGAATGCGGGTTGTTTCCTTCAGACATGAGCAGCACGCTGGTAATGCGGCGGCAATTGCTGGTTATCTCACTCAAAAGCCAGGGATTTGCCTAACAGTTTCCGCCCCTGGATTTTTGAATGGTCTGACATCACTTGCTAACGCCACAACCAACTGTTTTCCGATGATCCTCATTTCAGGTTCTTCAGAGCGTGAAATTGTTGACCTGCAACAAGGTGACTATGAGGAAATGGACCAATTGGCGATTGCCAAGCCGCTTTGTAAGGCTGCCTTCCGTATTCTACACGCTGAGGACATTGGTATCGGCATTGCTCGGGCAATTCGCGCCGCATGTTCGGGGCGTCCGGGCGGGGTATATCTTGATCTACCTGCAAAACTGTTCTCCCAAACAATGGATCTTGATGCAGGGCAAAATTCACTTGTGAAAGTGATTGACCCAGCCCCCGCCCAACTTCCAGCTCCGAGTGCGATTACCCGCGCGCTTGATGTGCTGAAAGGCGCTGAACGCCCGCTGATCATTTTGGGTAAGGGTGCTGCTTACGCGCAGGTTGATGAGCAAATTCGCGAATTCATTGAAATGACGGGTATTCCGTATTTGCCGATGAGCATGGCGAAAGGTTTATTGCCAGATTCTCACCCACAATCAGCCGGTGCTGCGCGGTCTTTGGCGCTTAAAGAATCTGATGTTGTGATGCTTGTTGGCGCGCGCCTCAACTGGCTCTTGTCGCATGGTAAGGGCAAACAGTGGGGCACTTCGCCTAAGAAATTTATTCAGTTGGATATTGAGCCGACCGAGATGGATAGCAACATCGAAATTGCAGCCCCTGTGGTGGGTGATATTGGATCTTGTCTTTCAGCCTTTAAAGATCAAATGGGCAGTGACTGGAAACAGCCGCCAGAGCAATGGACCAATGCCATCCGCGAAAAGGTGACGACTAATATTGCTCGTATGGAGCCTAAATTGATGAACAACAATGTGCCAATGGATTTCCATGGTGCGCTTGGTCGTTTGGGTAAAATTATGGAAGAGCGGCCAGATACTATCCTTGTGAATGAGGGTGCTAATACGCTCGATTTCGCCCGTTCTATCATCAATATCTACAAACCACGTAAGCGCCTTGATGTGGGCACGTGGGGCGTGATGGGGATTGGCATGGGCTTTGCCGTTGCGGCTGCCATGGAAACCGGACATCCAGTCCTAGCCGTTGAAGGTGATAGCGCCTTTGGTTTCTCCGGCATGGAGATTGAAACCATCTGCCGTTATAATTTGCCTGTTTGCATCGTGGTGTTCAACAATAACGGCATTTATCGCGGGACGGACCAAGACCCAACAGGGCGCGATCCAGGAACAACGGTGTTTGTTAAAGATGCCCGTTATGACCAGATGATGGAAGCGTTTGGCGGTGTTGGTATCTATGCAACATCACCTGATGAACTCGCTAAAGCCGTCAATGATGCGCTTGATAGTGGCAAGCCAACGCTCGTCAATGCAGTGATTGATGAGAACGCTGGCACTGAAAGTGGCCGCATCGGTAATCTCAACCCGCAAAGCGTGGTTGGTAAAAAGAAATAA
- a CDS encoding methionyl-tRNA formyltransferase, translated as MRVIVMGQQAFGKDALAKILDAGTDEVVAVYCEPDREGKPVDPIKEFAAEKGLPVFQPANFDDAEALATLASHEADLMVMAFVNVFVPEAARDTPKLGSICFHPSLLPLYRGPSAVNWPIIMGETKSGFSWFYPSDGLDEGDSLLQWECEIGPDDTVIDLYFKKIYPVAVDSVLEVCDLFRAGNPPRIVPDESKASYERRCVKKHARVDFNKPVKHVYDLIRGTNPAPGAWTTLNGDEVGIYDCERVAGDGISSKVISVSDNGVEVQAIGGRVLIKRVKPVGSGKIPAAEWAASVNLSKGDLLGS; from the coding sequence ATGCGTGTAATCGTGATGGGACAACAGGCTTTTGGCAAAGATGCATTGGCCAAAATACTTGATGCAGGAACGGACGAAGTGGTGGCGGTTTATTGCGAACCAGACCGCGAGGGAAAACCTGTAGACCCGATAAAAGAATTTGCAGCGGAAAAGGGTTTACCCGTATTCCAGCCCGCAAATTTCGATGATGCGGAAGCCCTAGCTACGCTTGCGTCACATGAGGCTGATCTCATGGTAATGGCGTTTGTGAATGTTTTTGTGCCAGAAGCAGCACGCGATACGCCGAAGCTTGGTTCTATCTGTTTCCACCCATCGCTCTTGCCGCTTTATCGCGGACCATCCGCTGTTAATTGGCCGATTATTATGGGTGAAACGAAATCTGGATTTTCGTGGTTTTATCCTTCTGATGGGCTTGATGAAGGCGATAGTCTTCTTCAGTGGGAATGCGAGATTGGACCTGATGACACGGTGATCGATCTTTATTTTAAGAAGATTTATCCAGTAGCAGTCGATTCCGTTCTCGAAGTCTGCGACCTGTTCCGCGCTGGCAATCCGCCGCGCATTGTTCCTGATGAGAGCAAGGCGAGCTATGAGCGCCGTTGTGTTAAAAAACATGCACGTGTTGATTTCAATAAGCCCGTAAAACACGTCTATGATTTGATCCGAGGAACGAACCCAGCACCAGGTGCATGGACAACGCTCAACGGTGATGAGGTCGGTATTTATGACTGCGAACGTGTTGCTGGTGACGGTATCTCCAGCAAGGTGATCAGTGTCTCTGACAACGGCGTTGAAGTGCAAGCCATTGGCGGGCGGGTTTTGATTAAGCGCGTTAAACCAGTAGGCAGCGGCAAAATTCCTGCGGCTGAATGGGCTGCTAGCGTAAATTTGTCCAAAGGTGATCTTTTGGGAAGTTAA
- the frc gene encoding formyl-CoA transferase: MKALDGIKVLDFTHVQSGPTCTQLLAWFGADVLKVERPGVGDATRKQLVDVPGADSLYFTMLNHNKRSIELNSKNETGKKVLTRLIEECDVLVENFAPGALDRMGFSWERIQEINPKIILASIKGFGPGKYEDCKVYENVAQCAGGSASTTGFLDGPPLVTGAQIGDSGTGLHLAMGIVTALFQREKSGKGQKVTTAMQDSVLNLARVKLRDQQRLASGPLNEYSQFGEGIPFGDATPRAGNDSGGGQPGRILKCKGWETDPNAYTYFIIQAAVWEKVCDVIGKPEWKADEGFAKPPARLDKLNLIFETIEEWTMTKTKFEVMEMCNPLDIPVGPILSMKEISEDEGLYETGTMVRVPHPERGEYLSVGCPIKLSDSDVEVERSPLLGEHTKEILQDVLGFEGDALEEIIASGAVGEVK, encoded by the coding sequence ATGAAAGCTCTAGACGGTATCAAGGTTCTCGATTTTACACACGTTCAATCAGGCCCCACATGCACCCAACTCCTCGCTTGGTTTGGCGCGGATGTTTTGAAAGTAGAACGTCCCGGTGTCGGTGATGCGACCCGTAAGCAGCTTGTCGATGTGCCGGGTGCTGACAGTCTCTATTTCACCATGTTGAACCACAACAAGCGGTCGATTGAACTGAACTCTAAGAACGAAACTGGCAAAAAAGTGCTGACCCGCTTGATCGAAGAATGCGATGTGCTGGTTGAAAACTTTGCACCAGGTGCATTGGACCGGATGGGTTTTTCTTGGGAGCGTATTCAAGAGATCAACCCGAAGATTATTCTAGCCTCCATCAAGGGTTTTGGTCCGGGTAAATATGAGGACTGCAAAGTCTATGAGAATGTTGCACAGTGCGCGGGTGGCTCAGCTTCAACAACGGGTTTCCTCGATGGACCGCCGTTGGTAACGGGTGCACAGATCGGCGACAGTGGTACTGGTTTGCATTTGGCGATGGGTATCGTTACGGCTCTTTTCCAGCGTGAAAAATCTGGTAAAGGTCAAAAAGTTACGACAGCCATGCAGGACAGTGTTTTGAACTTGGCGCGGGTGAAATTGCGTGACCAACAACGCCTTGCTTCCGGTCCGTTGAATGAATATTCGCAGTTTGGCGAAGGCATCCCGTTTGGTGATGCGACGCCGCGTGCGGGTAACGATTCAGGTGGTGGCCAACCGGGCCGAATTTTGAAGTGTAAGGGCTGGGAGACAGACCCGAACGCTTATACATATTTCATCATCCAAGCAGCGGTTTGGGAAAAGGTTTGTGACGTTATCGGCAAGCCAGAATGGAAAGCCGACGAAGGTTTCGCCAAACCGCCAGCACGTCTTGATAAGCTGAACTTGATCTTTGAAACAATCGAAGAATGGACCATGACCAAGACGAAGTTCGAGGTGATGGAGATGTGTAACCCGCTTGATATTCCAGTCGGCCCAATTCTATCCATGAAGGAAATTTCGGAAGATGAAGGCCTTTATGAAACGGGAACAATGGTGAGAGTGCCGCACCCTGAGCGTGGTGAGTATCTTTCTGTTGGTTGCCCAATCAAACTGTCTGACAGCGATGTGGAAGTTGAACGCTCTCCATTATTGGGCGAGCATACCAAAGAAATTCTGCAAGATGTACTCGGCTTTGAAGGCGACGCTCTGGAAGAGATTATTGCTTCTGGTGCCGTGGGCGAGGTGAAGTAG